From the Lolium rigidum isolate FL_2022 chromosome 2, APGP_CSIRO_Lrig_0.1, whole genome shotgun sequence genome, one window contains:
- the LOC124685810 gene encoding putative protein phosphatase 2C 23, with product MEWASCYLPDHDEDAHFGHDEAGVLGVADGVGSYRNRGVDAAAFSRGLMTSAFMHVLAIEPGTPVCPYTLLERAYDETVASAASGASTAVILSLAGATLRWAYIGDSAFAVLRGGNIVHRSRAQQSHFNCPFQISAGGKGDSVAKADVGEMPVRDGDVVVAGTDGLFDNVFDMELERVVRMGTAHGYSPKNMADVIAGIAYEMSRSRTKVSPFSTEYQKQAAGVGFHGGKPDDITVVVAFVRDLS from the coding sequence TGGGCTTCCTGCTATCTCCCGGACCACGACGAAGACGCGCACTTCGGGCACGACGAGGCCGGCGTCCTCGGCGTGGCGGACGGCGTGGGATCGTACCGCAATCGCGGCGTGGACGCAGCCGCGTTCTCACGAGGGCTCATgacgagcgccttcatgcacgTCCTGGCGATCGAGCCCGGCACGCCCGTCTGCCCATACACGCTGCTGGAGCGGGCGTACGACGAGACCGTCGCGTCCGCCGCGTCCGGAGCATCCACGGCCGTCATCCTCTCGCTAGCCGGCGCGACGCTCAGGTGGGCGTACATCGGAGACAGCGCCTTCGCCGTGCTCCGGGGCGGCAACATCGTGCACCGTTCGCGGGCGCAGCAAAGCCACTTCAACTGCCCGTTCCAGATCAGTGCCGGCGGGAAGGGGGACAGCGTCGCGAAAGCGGACGTCGGCGAGATGCCCGTGAGGGATGGAGACGTCGTCGTGGCTGGGACGGACGGGCTGTTCGACAACGTCTTCGACATGGAGCTGGAGCGGGTAGTTCGGATGGGCACGGCGCACGGATACTCGCCCAAGAACATGGCGGACGTCATCGCGGGCATCGCGTACGAGATGTCGCGGAGCCGAACGAAAGTCTCGCCGTTCAGCACTGAGTACCAGAAGCAGGCCGCCGGGGTCGGGTTCCACGGCGGGAAGCCGGATGACATCACCGTTGTCGTCG